A section of the Bradyrhizobium oligotrophicum S58 genome encodes:
- a CDS encoding antibiotic biosynthesis monooxygenase family protein yields MISLINVFTVDPANQNRLLDLLARATDEFVSRAPGFVSSTLHRSLDGTKVTMYAQWRSVEDYESMRQDPGPLPFLEEALTIAKFEPGMYEVVRTFSPIDR; encoded by the coding sequence ATGATCAGCCTAATAAATGTCTTCACGGTAGATCCAGCCAACCAGAACCGGCTCCTCGATTTGCTTGCGCGCGCGACCGATGAATTCGTTAGCCGGGCACCTGGCTTTGTTTCCTCGACCCTTCATCGGAGCCTCGACGGCACGAAGGTGACCATGTATGCGCAGTGGCGCAGCGTGGAAGACTATGAGTCCATGCGCCAGGATCCTGGACCGCTACCCTTTCTCGAAGAGGCGCTCACGATCGCGAAATTTGAGCCGGGCATGTACGAGGTCGTGCGCACATTCTCGCCCATTGATAGGTAG
- a CDS encoding DEAD/DEAH box helicase, giving the protein MFLAENERRAERLASIIQALKPTCDVLVYPRLNTLPFDVLEPSRDIAGRRSSALRRLAVAKKSILLITTAEAMMERLPLTAHWPRVGMLLRIGDAYSEQHLEARFESLGYDLDDSPDYPGGALFHGNTFEIFPAGALAPYRVEHAGARIRRIASFKPQDQEVISEVKELQIDPMSERLALKERARNRSDLFEYCARAKWIADADVPKHADTWLSTIEDAAPRAERDRAYVSRREWDQAAKRIALLSPTAPYRSTPEFFKEATPRKALRAFIEEARRGDARLVFAAAVESDLRLMAAMSGVKAEPADDWAQAIARGRRDAALLAGFDAGFVIPGRKPIVVITASDVLGSRAHQPQPANWAWSPGFDAVDLPELGSVVVHLQRGLARLGGLRSMGTAGVSAREMVRLVFAGNDAVLVPLAELALTWPYAAELGDTSLDKADGSSWRPRRAAAETEIHVVAKELAKQRSQRRRRPAPKLVPRPASYEQFVARFPYFTTPDQAQAIREVLDDLASGHPMDRIVCGDVGFGKTEVALRAAAATVLAGKQVAIVVPTTVLARQHVETFRKRFAALGIEVGNLSRVASTAEARKVRDGLKSGELKVVVGTLSLASKEIKFADLGLVIVDEEQHFGAADKTMLSGLNKNGHRLWMSATPIPRTLAAGLTGLRDLSVIATPPVHRVPVVTKVAPLSDIAIAAALVREHRRNGQSFVVCPRIQDLDPMLTRIHTQAPELRIISLHGKLSAEEIDERLMAFVEGEADVLLATNIVESGLDIPRANTIVVCWPERFGLAQLHQLRGRVGRGGIRAFAHFLTDGSSGRSEKRLSVLEELNRPGAGFAISARDLDLRGGGDMLSDRQSGHVQVFGPTLYGHLLTLALEGDRDGMSALWIPELNLPISELLPSDYVQSEAVRLEIYARAARCRTGDELEELEDETQRRFGTLPPAASNFFAIAKLRTSSRERGIMRLDVGPEAIAAMLLPGRIRRSCSRLLQRDGNRVTYAERSSAPALQRIEQFLDLLDQ; this is encoded by the coding sequence GTGTTTCTCGCCGAGAATGAGCGTAGGGCCGAGCGCTTGGCCTCCATCATTCAGGCTCTCAAGCCGACTTGCGATGTGCTCGTCTATCCTCGACTGAACACCCTGCCATTCGATGTGCTCGAGCCGTCACGTGACATTGCTGGCAGGCGGAGTTCCGCGTTGAGGCGCCTTGCGGTTGCGAAGAAGTCGATTCTGCTCATCACCACGGCAGAAGCGATGATGGAACGGTTGCCCCTCACGGCTCATTGGCCGCGTGTTGGCATGTTGCTTAGGATCGGCGACGCCTATTCCGAACAGCATCTTGAGGCTCGCTTTGAGAGCCTTGGTTACGACCTGGACGACAGCCCAGACTATCCGGGCGGGGCGCTGTTTCACGGCAACACCTTCGAGATCTTTCCGGCCGGTGCGCTTGCTCCGTATAGGGTCGAGCACGCCGGAGCCAGGATACGGCGGATCGCAAGCTTCAAACCCCAGGATCAGGAAGTGATCTCCGAGGTGAAGGAGCTTCAGATTGATCCTATGTCCGAGCGGCTTGCGTTAAAGGAACGGGCTCGGAACAGGTCCGATCTTTTTGAGTACTGCGCGCGGGCGAAGTGGATCGCAGATGCCGACGTGCCCAAGCATGCGGACACATGGCTGAGCACGATCGAGGATGCGGCTCCCCGCGCCGAGCGTGATCGTGCGTATGTGAGCCGTCGCGAATGGGACCAGGCGGCGAAGCGGATCGCTCTGCTGTCGCCGACGGCGCCATACCGGTCGACGCCGGAGTTCTTCAAGGAGGCCACGCCGCGAAAGGCGCTGCGCGCCTTCATCGAGGAAGCCCGGCGCGGTGATGCGCGCCTCGTGTTTGCCGCAGCGGTCGAGTCGGATCTGCGGCTCATGGCCGCAATGAGCGGTGTCAAAGCCGAACCTGCCGACGATTGGGCGCAGGCAATCGCGAGAGGAAGGCGGGACGCCGCCTTGCTGGCCGGCTTCGACGCCGGCTTCGTCATTCCCGGACGGAAGCCAATTGTTGTCATCACCGCGTCCGACGTTCTCGGCAGCAGGGCACATCAGCCGCAGCCGGCGAACTGGGCCTGGTCGCCGGGCTTCGATGCCGTCGATCTTCCCGAGCTTGGATCGGTGGTCGTTCATCTGCAGCGTGGATTGGCCCGGCTTGGCGGATTGCGGTCAATGGGCACAGCCGGTGTCTCCGCGCGGGAAATGGTTCGGCTGGTGTTCGCCGGCAATGACGCGGTCCTCGTGCCTCTTGCGGAATTGGCCCTGACCTGGCCGTACGCGGCTGAACTCGGCGACACCTCGCTCGACAAGGCCGATGGCAGCTCATGGCGGCCACGGCGGGCCGCCGCCGAGACCGAGATCCATGTCGTCGCCAAGGAGCTCGCCAAGCAGAGGAGCCAGCGCCGGCGGCGGCCGGCCCCGAAGCTCGTGCCGCGGCCGGCGAGCTACGAGCAATTCGTCGCGCGCTTTCCGTATTTCACCACCCCGGACCAGGCGCAGGCCATCCGTGAGGTTCTGGACGATCTTGCATCTGGGCACCCGATGGACCGCATCGTCTGCGGTGACGTCGGCTTCGGCAAGACCGAGGTGGCGTTGCGCGCCGCCGCGGCCACTGTTCTGGCGGGAAAGCAGGTCGCGATCGTCGTCCCGACGACGGTGCTGGCACGACAGCATGTCGAGACGTTCCGCAAGCGCTTTGCGGCGCTCGGCATCGAGGTCGGAAATCTGTCGCGGGTCGCGTCGACGGCCGAGGCGCGCAAGGTGCGAGACGGCTTGAAGAGCGGGGAGCTCAAGGTCGTCGTTGGGACGCTTTCGCTGGCATCGAAGGAGATCAAGTTTGCCGATCTGGGGCTCGTCATCGTCGACGAAGAGCAGCATTTCGGGGCAGCTGACAAAACCATGCTGTCGGGCCTCAACAAGAACGGTCATCGGCTCTGGATGAGTGCGACGCCGATTCCGCGTACCCTTGCGGCCGGCTTGACGGGCTTGCGGGATCTCAGCGTCATTGCAACGCCTCCGGTTCATCGTGTTCCGGTCGTGACAAAAGTGGCGCCGCTGTCGGACATCGCGATTGCGGCTGCCCTGGTCCGCGAGCACCGACGAAATGGCCAGAGCTTTGTAGTCTGCCCGAGGATTCAGGATCTGGATCCCATGCTCACTCGAATTCACACGCAGGCGCCTGAACTGCGGATCATTTCGCTTCACGGCAAGCTGTCCGCCGAGGAGATCGACGAAAGGCTGATGGCCTTCGTCGAAGGCGAAGCGGACGTCTTGCTCGCGACCAACATCGTGGAAAGCGGTCTCGACATCCCGCGAGCCAACACCATCGTCGTGTGCTGGCCGGAAAGATTTGGCCTCGCGCAATTGCATCAGCTCCGCGGCCGGGTTGGGCGTGGCGGCATTCGTGCATTTGCGCATTTTTTGACGGACGGCAGCTCCGGCCGGTCGGAAAAGCGCCTGTCTGTTCTGGAGGAGCTGAACCGTCCCGGCGCAGGCTTTGCGATCAGCGCCCGCGATCTCGATCTCCGCGGCGGCGGAGACATGCTCTCGGATCGTCAGTCCGGTCATGTTCAGGTGTTCGGCCCGACTCTCTACGGCCATCTTTTGACCCTGGCTCTCGAGGGCGATCGAGACGGGATGTCCGCTCTCTGGATTCCGGAGCTGAACCTGCCGATCTCGGAGCTTCTTCCCTCGGATTACGTGCAGTCCGAGGCAGTCAGGCTTGAGATCTACGCTCGCGCCGCTCGATGCCGGACCGGTGATGAGCTGGAGGAGCTGGAGGACGAAACGCAGCGCCGCTTCGGTACGCTGCCGCCGGCGGCCAGCAACTTTTTCGCAATTGCCAAGCTCAGGACGAGTTCCAGGGAGCGCGGGATCATGCGTCTCGACGTGGGGCCGGAAGCGATTGCGGCAATGCTGCTGCCGGGACGGATCCGGAGGTCGTGCTCACGGTTGTTGCAGCGCGATGGTAATCGCGTCACCTATGCCGAGCGGAGCAGCGCGCCTGCCTTGCAAAGAATCGAACAGTTTTTGGATCTGTTGGACCAATAG
- a CDS encoding DUF2867 domain-containing protein — translation MTKARAVPMPSNSVLAPLYAGADLLDAFAIQLPPAASDDLEVLARAALERQAWWIRALTRIRDVVMATVGIKSSHAVGLAAAARGPVIGFFPVLSKSATELVVGADDRHLDFRVTIQLLAGAANGRELVAGTVVHCHNPLGRIYLTAIAPFHRVIVRASLEQAARATKI, via the coding sequence ATGACCAAAGCGCGCGCCGTCCCCATGCCCAGCAACAGCGTGCTTGCGCCGCTCTACGCGGGCGCGGACCTTTTGGACGCCTTTGCAATCCAACTGCCGCCGGCGGCCAGCGATGATCTCGAGGTGCTGGCACGCGCCGCGCTCGAGCGACAGGCATGGTGGATTCGCGCGCTCACTCGTATCCGTGATGTGGTGATGGCAACAGTCGGCATCAAATCGTCGCACGCTGTTGGTCTTGCCGCAGCGGCGCGTGGGCCGGTCATCGGCTTCTTCCCGGTACTGTCAAAGAGCGCGACGGAGTTGGTCGTGGGCGCGGATGACCGGCATCTCGACTTCCGCGTCACCATCCAACTTCTCGCCGGCGCGGCGAATGGGCGCGAGCTGGTCGCGGGTACCGTGGTACATTGCCACAACCCGCTGGGGCGCATCTATCTTACAGCGATAGCACCGTTTCATCGTGTGATTGTGCGGGCCAGTCTAGAACAGGCGGCAAGAGCAACGAAGATTTAA